From Juglans regia cultivar Chandler chromosome 8, Walnut 2.0, whole genome shotgun sequence, the proteins below share one genomic window:
- the LOC108985368 gene encoding ribosomal RNA small subunit methyltransferase: MAGGKIKKEKSKSGTGAHAPYQGGISFHKSKGQHILKNPLLVDTIVQKAGIKSTDVILEIGPGTGNLTKKLLEAGKMVIAVEVDPRMVLELQRRFQGTPLSNRLKVIQGDVLKTELPYFDICVANIPYQISSPLTFKLLSHQPAFRCAIIMFQREFAMRLVAQPGDKLYSRLTVNTQLLARIFHLLKVGKNNFRPPPKVDSSVVRIEPRKPRIEVKQKEWDGFLRICFNRKNKTLGSIFRQKTVLSLLEKNYKTLQALQLSQGLVENKDPDMDFSGLGDSNENGAMEIDNDEVDEELDVEGGDAEGEASEFKDKVLGVLKEGDFEDKRSSKLTLQEFLYLLSLFNKAGIHFS, translated from the exons ATGGCCGGTGGAAAGATAAAGAAGGAGAAATCAAAGTCCGGCACGGGAGCTCACGCTCCGTACCAGGGAGGAATATCGTTCCACAAGTCGAAAGGGCAGCACATCCTGAAGAACCCGTTGCTGGTGGACACGATAGTCCAGAAAGCAGGAATCAAGAGCACCGATGTCATCCTTGAGATCGGTCCCGGTACCGGTAACCTGACCAAGAAGCTTCTCGAGGCCGGGAAGATGGTTATTGCTGTTGAAGTCGACCCTCGCATGGTTCTCGAGTTGCAGCGTCGCTTTCAGGGCACCCCTTTATCCAATCGCCTCAAG GTTATACAAGGAGATGTTCTCAAGACTGAACTTCCCTATTTTGATATCTGCGTGGCCAACATACCTTATCAGATCTCCTCTCCTCTGACTTTCAAGTTATTGAGTCACCAGCCAGCATTCAGATGTgcgattataatgtttcagcgGGAATTCGCTATGAGACTGGTTGCTCAGCCTGGTGACAAACTCTACAGTCGTCTTACTGTGAATACCCAGCTCCTGGCTCGAATCTTCCACCTCCTCAAAGTCGGAAAAAACAATTTTCGGCCTCCCCCTAAGGTTGATTCCTCAGTAGTTAGAATCGAGCCTAGAAAACCACGCATTGAGGTGAAGCAAAAGGAGTGGGATGGATTTCTGCGAATTTGTTTTAACAGGAAGAACAAAACCCTCGGTTCAATTTTTAGGCAGAAGACTGTCCTCTCTTTGCTGGAGAAGAACTACAAAACCTTGCAGGCGCTACAACTTTCACAAGGTTTGGTGGAGAATAAGGATCCTGACATGGATTTCTCAGGGCTAGGGGATTCTAATGAGAACGGAGCCATGGAGATTGATAATGATGAAGTGGATGAAGAATTGGATGTGGAAGGTGGTGATGCAGAAGGGGAGGCATCTGAATTCAAAGATAAGGTTTTGGGTGTGTTAAAGGAGGgagattttgaagataaaaggTCATCGAAGCTCACACTACAGGAATTCTTGTACCTGCTCTCTTTGTTCAACAAGGCTGGGatacatttttcttaa